A region of the Deinococcus hopiensis KR-140 genome:
CGAGGCGAGGTATCAAGAGCGAGACGGAGGTCGGCATCAACTCATGTATCCGGGCTTTTTCTCCGTCTCCAATAAGAGGCGCAATTGATCACATGGCACCTCGAACACCATGTGAACGTAGGCACTCAAGAGTTGCTGGATTGCGCTTTCTAAGGTCATGTCCTTCTGCCACCGGCAGACAACCGTGCTGTATGGGAAAAATGGCAGGACTCTGCGTCAAATTCACGTTGCTCGAAACCTTGCCGCCTCTTCGAATGTTGTTGGTTCTCAATAACCTCGTCGGGCTAGGGACCCCGGAACTCGTGTGCTGGCTGATGCGGCATGGTGTCATGCCGCTCTATACCCCGATGGCAGGGAGTTGGCTGAACATGGCGGAGTCCATTCAACGCATTTTGGTTCGCCGCGCACTGGCAGGACACTGTCCGGACAGCGCCCAGCAAATCATCGAATGGTTGGAGACCAGCGCACGGGGATGGAACCGCGCCCCAACGCCTTTTGTCTGGGGTGGAAAACGACAAGCCCGCCGTCGGCGGACTCGTGCAAGACATCCTTTGGGTGGTTCTGGTGCCTTCACCCTTCAAGTGGTGCAGTGAAACCATACATCTACACCAAGTAACCCACTAGCGTACCCGACGCCCGACGAGTTCGTCCAGCGGTGCGCTGAGCCCACCGCTCCACTTGGTGGCGTACACTCACCCTGAGTCAAGTTTCCAGTCAGCTTCGTCCACAGAACTGGGCCAGTCCATGCCCCCGAGACTCTCAGCTGAGAGTCTCGGGGGCGCTGGTGCTCCCTGTGGGAGAGGATTCTTTGAAACGGTCGGCAACATCATCCAGATTCTGGCTTGTCGCCTGCGCCCACGCTCTACTGGACCTTCTGGGCGTACTCGATCAGGATCTCCACACGCTCATTCGCCGGATTTCTCGGCTGGGCTGGAAAGGAGGGGCTCTGTCCCGCCCGTCCGGCGATTGCCATCCGGTAGGAAGGCACGTGTCCGGCGCCCTGAAGCAGAATGGCCACCTGTTCGGCACGTTGAGCGGACAACAGCCACTCATCCTGCTGTCCACTCCGGGTGGGCAGGGTGTGGCCCTCGATGCGCAGCCGGCGCCACAGCTCCTGCCTGGACTGCACCACACCTGCAAACCGCAGCAGGGCTGAGCGGCCCGAGGGCGTGAGGGTCGCAGTGCCCTTCCTGAACAGGTTGGCCTGCGCAAACACCCACCGCTGCGCTCCAGGTGGGTCATTGCGGCCGTTGTTGACGAAGGGACGATCGCTCCGGGCATAGGCGTCGATGACTGCCGTTCGGACCGAAGCCTGCGCCTGCTTGTACTTGATGTCCTCCCAGCCGATGCGGCCGTAGAGGGTGACGGTCACCACCACCATCACCAGAACCAGCACGAGGGTGAAGGCAACGTCGGTAAAGGCAATGTAGGGGTTGATCTCCAGCTCCCGAACGGCCCGCCGGTTCATGCGTGCACCTCAGTCCGCTCCATCAGGAAGGGCCTCTGTGCCCGCGGAAAAAGGCGGCTGAGCCCTGAGTAGTTCATCAAGTCGTCCCACGGTGCCGTCGAGTTTGCGGTAGGCCTGGTCGAGGAAGGCGGACCAGCCCTGCAGCTCGTACCGAAGCGAGGTGCTGCGTTCCCCATCAGTTCGCTGCAGGGTCTCGACTGCCTGGGTCAGCGCGGCAGATTGCTGCTGCAAGCCACTCAGGACGGACGTCAGCTCACGGGTGCTGTCACTGAGCAGACCCGTGCCGACCCGGAGCTGCGCGTCCGCGAGGTCCCCCAGCCCAGCGGGGACCCGGTGCAGCGCGGCCACTGTTTCCCCGGTCTGCTGTTCGAAGCGTTGCAGGGTATCGTTGAGCTGCCCGGTGGCCTGCACGATCGCACTGCTGGAAGCCTTCGAGGCTTCTGCCAGCTCGCTCACCGTGGAGCCGATCATGGCGCTGCTGCGCTGCTCCATGGCCTCCACGGCTGCCGTGACCCGCAGGGCGTTGTTCCTGGTGGCGGCAGCCGCCTCCTCCTGCAGTCGGGTGAGGCTGTCGGACAGCAGCTGGACCGCGCCGTTGAAGGCTCCGCCGGAGACATTGAGCTGGGCCGTGGCCATCGTCTGAAGGCTGGCCGGGAGGCTCCTGACCATTCCGGTCGTGGCCTGCGCCTGCGCTTCCAGCTGAGTGGTGGTGCCGACCAGCTGCTCCCGCACGGCCTGCATCTCCCGGACGATGGACTGGGCTGTGCCTGCCACCTCGCCGATCAGCCGCTGGGTCTCCTGCTGCTGCGCCTCCTGACCTTGGAGAATCTGTCCGGCAATGTTCATCTGGCCCTGCAGCGTTCCGATCAGCTGGCCCTTCACCTCGGCATTCAGGGCGGCCCAGCGCTCCGAGGAGGCCATCAGTGACTGCTCGAGCGCGCCAGTTACCGTAAGCAGTGAGCCGTGCATGGTAGTGGTCTGCTCCAGGTGGGTCTGGTGAAGAGCGGCCAGCTGAGTGCTCAGCTGTTCGCCCGCCAGCCGGCGCTCCCGCTCCAGGGCGGCAGTCAGGGCAGTCAGGCGCATATCCAGCTGGCCCTGCAGGCCAGACCAGCGGGTGGCGAGGTCCGTCAGTGCACCCTCAAAGGCCTTCCAGCGCTCCTGGGGCAGATTGGCGGGGTCAAGGCGCTGAGTGAGCTCGTCCAGCGGCGTCAGGGCCCGGGTCACCTCTCGCAATTCGGCCTCGATGCCAGTGGCGGTGATTGCCTGCTGGGTGAAGAGGCGGTCGAAGTCCGAGGCAAGTTTCTGAAGCGTTCCCTCAAGAGCCGCCGCCGCCGCCTGCTGCACGCTCTGCTGCTGAAGCACCTGGCGTTCCGTGGTCTGCAGATGCGTCTCGATGCGGCGGTCGAAGTCCGAGACCAGGGTTTGGAGGGTTCCTTCAAAGACACCGGTCACGGCCTGCTGAGCCGTCTGCTGCTCGAGACGCTGTTGTTCGGCACTCTGCAGGTGGGCGTCGAGCAGGCGGCGCAGGGCCGCCCGCTCCTGGCTGGCCTGCTCCACTGCCTTCTGGAGCTGCCCCTCTCCAAGCTCACGCAGGTCGGTTTCGAGGGCGGTAAGAGTTCCGCGCAGTTCATCGAGTCCGGCGCTCTGAGCCTCGACCAGACGGTCTCCCTGAGCCGCGAGGGCCTGGCTTCCGCTGCGGAGTTCCTGCGTGGTCGTATCGAGGCGCTCCTGCAGCATGATGGTGGTGCCCGTGAACTGGGCCAGGGCCTGCTGCAGGATGTCCTGCTGGGCGGCGCCGGCCTCCAGTTGATGGGTCTGGGCCGTCTGGAAGTCCGAGTGCTGGCCCT
Encoded here:
- a CDS encoding OmpA/MotB family protein, giving the protein MNRRAVRELEINPYIAFTDVAFTLVLVLVMVVVTVTLYGRIGWEDIKYKQAQASVRTAVIDAYARSDRPFVNNGRNDPPGAQRWVFAQANLFRKGTATLTPSGRSALLRFAGVVQSRQELWRRLRIEGHTLPTRSGQQDEWLLSAQRAEQVAILLQGAGHVPSYRMAIAGRAGQSPSFPAQPRNPANERVEILIEYAQKVQ